In one Leptospiraceae bacterium genomic region, the following are encoded:
- a CDS encoding aspartate aminotransferase family protein has protein sequence MKKSEVFNKYANCISPAKAGFFLQSGLDFVFGKREGAFIWDMEDNKTLINCHSNGGVFNLGHRNPLVISALEEALKTLDIGNHHFVSQQKANLAEKLATLCPGDLNHVIFGVSGGEAIDLAIKISRKATGRKKIICIEGGYHGHTGLALAAGAPKFSKPFLSDSEDFIAVPFNSLSAMNSAFSKDVAAVILEPIPATAGILIPEETYLKGVKEICEANHSLFIADEVQTGLGRTGKFWCVEYDSIVPDILVTGKGLSGGIYPITATILREGLQWVFQEDPFLHISTFGGADIGCIVAEKVLELSSDLVFLENVRSISEFLHKGLRNLIQKYSKLMPSYHAKGMMMGLKMVSPELGPFMSKACYEAGLLCIYSGNDPSVVQFLPPLIIDKQIASEILLRLDSALQFLGNFLSHNRV, from the coding sequence ATGAAAAAGTCTGAAGTATTTAATAAATATGCAAACTGCATTTCTCCCGCTAAAGCCGGTTTTTTTCTTCAATCCGGTCTGGATTTTGTATTTGGAAAGCGAGAGGGAGCTTTTATCTGGGATATGGAAGATAATAAGACACTTATAAACTGCCATTCCAATGGTGGGGTTTTTAATCTGGGTCATAGAAATCCTCTGGTTATTTCTGCTCTTGAGGAAGCCCTTAAAACATTGGATATTGGAAACCATCATTTTGTCAGTCAACAGAAGGCTAATCTGGCAGAAAAGTTGGCAACTCTCTGTCCCGGTGACTTAAACCACGTTATATTCGGTGTTAGTGGTGGTGAAGCTATAGACCTGGCTATAAAAATATCCAGAAAAGCAACAGGGCGAAAAAAGATTATTTGCATAGAAGGTGGATATCATGGCCACACAGGCTTAGCTCTTGCCGCCGGTGCTCCAAAGTTCAGTAAACCCTTTTTATCCGATTCTGAGGATTTTATAGCAGTTCCTTTTAATTCTCTGTCTGCTATGAATTCTGCATTCAGTAAAGATGTAGCGGCTGTAATCTTAGAACCCATACCGGCTACTGCGGGAATTTTGATTCCGGAGGAAACTTACCTTAAGGGAGTGAAAGAAATCTGTGAAGCCAATCACAGTCTTTTTATTGCCGATGAAGTCCAAACCGGTCTTGGAAGAACCGGAAAGTTCTGGTGTGTAGAATATGACAGCATTGTTCCTGATATTTTGGTTACAGGTAAAGGTTTAAGTGGTGGCATCTATCCCATTACTGCTACAATTCTCAGAGAAGGACTTCAATGGGTTTTTCAGGAAGACCCTTTTCTTCACATTTCTACTTTCGGTGGTGCAGATATTGGTTGTATCGTTGCTGAAAAGGTTTTAGAATTGTCTTCTGACTTGGTGTTTTTAGAAAATGTAAGAAGTATTTCAGAGTTTCTTCATAAAGGTCTAAGGAATCTAATACAAAAATATTCAAAGCTTATGCCTTCTTATCATGCAAAAGGAATGATGATGGGTTTAAAAATGGTAAGCCCTGAACTCGGACCTTTTATGAGTAAAGCCTGTTATGAAGCCGGACTTCTCTGCATTTACTCTGGAAATGATCCTTCGGTGGTTCAATTTTTACCTCCTTTAATTATAGATAAACAAATTGCTTCTGAAATTCTTCTGCGTCTTGATTCTGCTTTACAATTTTTGGGTAATTTTTTATCTCATAATCGGGTTTAA
- a CDS encoding DUF2723 domain-containing protein, whose amino-acid sequence MNVIQKHEKVKIISLILGLSSFLFYLYFLCPGIGFGDTAILIDNIQRTVINSEVNTHPFTILMGKIFLMLPFGELAYRANLLSTFFASLSLMVFFLSLYFLHGRLFISLLSTLSLAFSYSFFWHSTIVENYNISSFITSLSLLFYVLLEKTRKDRYLYILFSLFGLGILNHVQMAFIGPGIGFIFLYYLFQKKEKFRFFLNCLLGFMIGLLPYLLIFFKDVIERKAFFLVLKNAFMGAFGGVFFSQSLAVAIYEFILLYLFQFPNLFLFLVPFGLIVYFKKKDYRMAYAAGLIHFFLNSFFFAFYGTWDKFAFLLQSYILLCFYASFALIYIEEKFIRYRFGIYTLILFSLLSGLYFYKWVHISSQKPGTIWHFRYNNDYSKNLYDQAKYIILPYKRDFTEVEEYCKLVFEKLPKGSVILEDDSRTYYPLADYYQKYYQKRRDIQVLLMNSWGIQNWGLNSDSVVNEIKNSVKRKKAFFLPVLNNPYLPIIKEITKDNHFYFEKFSLSPTRWIYEVKYKNQQTATEKNDKMMDLELKDVSNSKDLYFTRQFMQSFGDTWEFSDQIFASGKPGSSIEFLIERKEDAKESIRIAFSTAPDFSRIDVYWNELRILENMDLYSTEVKRKLEIFDNINIRKGRNILKLIIKDKNPKSGGYKLGIDAIYF is encoded by the coding sequence ATGAACGTAATACAGAAACATGAAAAGGTAAAAATAATCAGTCTTATTCTCGGTCTATCCTCTTTTTTATTCTACCTCTATTTTCTTTGTCCGGGAATCGGTTTTGGGGATACAGCGATTCTTATCGATAATATTCAAAGAACGGTAATTAATTCGGAAGTCAATACTCATCCTTTTACTATTTTGATGGGTAAGATTTTTTTAATGCTTCCTTTTGGAGAGCTGGCGTATCGGGCAAATCTCCTTTCTACCTTCTTTGCTTCTCTAAGTCTTATGGTTTTTTTTCTTTCTCTGTATTTTTTGCATGGAAGGCTGTTTATTTCGCTTCTTTCTACTCTTAGTCTTGCTTTCTCTTATTCTTTTTTCTGGCATAGTACTATAGTAGAAAATTATAATATTAGTTCTTTTATAACTTCTCTTTCTCTTTTATTTTATGTATTATTAGAAAAAACCAGGAAAGATAGGTATCTATATATTTTATTTTCTCTTTTTGGACTCGGAATTTTGAATCATGTACAGATGGCTTTTATAGGGCCCGGAATTGGATTTATATTTCTTTACTACTTATTTCAAAAAAAGGAAAAGTTTCGTTTTTTTCTAAATTGTCTCTTAGGTTTTATGATAGGACTTTTACCCTATCTTTTGATATTTTTTAAAGATGTAATCGAACGGAAAGCATTTTTTCTTGTGTTGAAGAATGCTTTTATGGGAGCCTTCGGAGGGGTCTTTTTTAGTCAAAGTCTTGCAGTTGCTATATATGAATTTATTCTTTTGTATCTCTTTCAATTTCCTAATCTTTTCTTATTTCTTGTTCCATTTGGGCTTATTGTGTATTTCAAAAAGAAAGATTACCGAATGGCTTATGCAGCGGGTTTAATTCATTTTTTCTTAAATTCTTTTTTCTTTGCTTTTTATGGAACCTGGGATAAATTTGCATTTTTACTCCAGTCTTATATCCTCCTGTGTTTTTATGCGAGCTTTGCGTTAATATACATTGAGGAAAAGTTTATTCGATATCGATTTGGAATATATACTCTTATCTTATTTAGCTTATTAAGCGGTCTTTATTTTTACAAATGGGTGCATATTTCTTCTCAGAAACCGGGTACAATCTGGCATTTTCGTTATAATAATGATTATTCGAAAAACTTGTATGATCAGGCAAAGTATATCATTCTTCCTTACAAGAGAGATTTTACTGAAGTAGAAGAGTATTGCAAACTGGTCTTTGAGAAGCTTCCGAAAGGCTCGGTTATCCTTGAAGATGATTCGAGAACCTATTACCCGCTTGCAGATTATTACCAGAAGTATTATCAAAAACGTAGGGATATTCAAGTCTTATTAATGAATTCCTGGGGGATTCAAAACTGGGGCTTAAACTCCGACTCAGTCGTGAATGAAATCAAAAACTCTGTGAAAAGGAAGAAAGCATTCTTTTTACCTGTATTAAATAATCCTTATCTTCCGATTATTAAAGAAATTACGAAAGATAACCATTTTTATTTTGAAAAGTTCTCACTTTCTCCTACTCGCTGGATCTATGAAGTCAAATATAAAAATCAACAAACAGCAACAGAGAAAAATGATAAGATGATGGACCTGGAGTTGAAGGATGTTAGCAATTCCAAGGACCTTTACTTTACCCGTCAGTTTATGCAGTCTTTCGGAGATACCTGGGAATTTTCAGATCAAATTTTTGCTTCCGGTAAGCCGGGTTCGAGTATAGAATTTTTGATAGAGCGAAAGGAGGATGCAAAAGAATCCATTCGTATAGCTTTCAGTACAGCTCCTGATTTTTCCAGGATCGATGTGTATTGGAATGAACTCAGAATATTAGAAAACATGGATTTGTATTCGACTGAGGTCAAGAGAAAGTTAGAAATATTTGATAATATAAATATTAGAAAAGGTAGAAATATTTTAAAACTAATCATAAAAGACAAGAATCCTAAATCCGGCGGATATAAGCTGGGAATTGATGCCATTTATTTTTGA
- a CDS encoding PilZ domain-containing protein: MDTVIKDIESINKIIDTLFFVFPVYLVVDGKPLYIKVVMNTDKGLVVRTPKSVELVGDKRIITITNEGNLYLFLFLKIGENKGYEILQPVNLHIKKAQRKSKRIYVANENFGLFVTNIIKQNDVSHYLTDNSTKMTGIIRSHMPALQSRYTRASIIIQERPDSRLRLLMNYDKPIFIPNIGNPQIMGEDFIPYKDYRDMLKTNKLEESIQSEICIPLIYRYYCTVGYVLVHHSEVMTKDDFSHVNLIVNSIKREIVNSGVVHESKEICSLYDLSKEGLSFLHPPTKSYNKLFQNGEPIVFDLVYSEAEKDTLRGVVRNLLPMEKEFRIGCQFHPKTGEDLKNIEIFLNKQAIDSMNQESKNSE; this comes from the coding sequence ATGGATACGGTAATTAAAGATATAGAAAGCATTAATAAAATCATAGATACTCTATTCTTTGTTTTTCCCGTATATCTGGTGGTAGATGGTAAGCCACTTTATATTAAAGTAGTTATGAATACTGACAAGGGTCTGGTAGTTCGAACTCCAAAATCAGTAGAATTGGTAGGTGATAAGCGGATTATTACGATTACGAACGAAGGGAATCTTTATTTATTTTTATTTCTTAAGATCGGAGAAAATAAAGGATACGAGATACTACAGCCCGTAAACCTGCATATCAAAAAAGCCCAGAGAAAATCTAAACGGATATATGTGGCCAATGAAAACTTTGGTCTCTTTGTTACGAATATTATAAAGCAAAATGATGTGAGCCATTATCTTACGGATAACTCAACGAAAATGACAGGCATTATTCGTTCTCACATGCCGGCACTACAGAGTCGTTATACAAGAGCTTCTATTATCATCCAGGAACGCCCTGATTCAAGATTGCGTCTATTAATGAATTACGATAAGCCTATATTTATTCCGAATATAGGTAATCCCCAGATAATGGGTGAGGATTTTATTCCGTATAAAGATTACCGGGATATGTTGAAAACCAATAAACTTGAAGAGTCTATTCAATCAGAGATTTGTATTCCTCTTATCTACCGTTACTACTGTACTGTGGGTTATGTTTTAGTTCACCATTCTGAAGTTATGACAAAAGATGATTTCTCACATGTAAATCTAATTGTGAATAGCATCAAAAGAGAGATTGTAAATTCCGGTGTAGTTCACGAATCAAAGGAAATTTGTAGTTTGTATGACTTAAGTAAAGAGGGTTTAAGTTTTTTGCATCCTCCCACCAAGTCATACAATAAACTATTTCAAAATGGTGAGCCCATAGTTTTTGATCTGGTCTATAGCGAAGCTGAGAAAGACACACTTCGTGGGGTAGTTCGGAACCTACTTCCTATGGAAAAGGAGTTTCGTATAGGTTGTCAGTTTCATCCGAAGACAGGAGAAGATCTTAAGAATATAGAAATATTCTTAAATAAGCAGGCTATCGACTCAATGAATCAGGAATCTAAAAATTCTGAGTAA
- a CDS encoding RNA methyltransferase, with the protein MSESNKPGIFRFLTDERKNRIREVLEKRSSDLTLVMENINDPHNFSAVLRSCDAVGILQVYLVYHSGQKYPAPGLGSSASAKKWIDIRKFSSIQECYEVLRSEGKKIYTTHMSKESQSLYDLDLTGPIALVFGNEHTGVSESAYTLSDGNFIIPQVGMVKSLNISVACAVSLFEAYRQRKNAGLYDKPQLSEERIQKYMQDWSNR; encoded by the coding sequence ATGTCGGAATCAAATAAACCAGGTATCTTTCGTTTCTTAACAGACGAACGAAAAAATAGGATTCGAGAAGTTTTAGAAAAACGAAGCTCAGACCTTACGTTAGTCATGGAAAACATTAACGATCCGCATAATTTCTCTGCGGTTCTTCGCTCCTGTGATGCGGTAGGGATTCTACAAGTTTATCTTGTTTATCACAGCGGACAGAAATATCCGGCTCCGGGTCTGGGTAGCTCTGCCAGTGCGAAGAAGTGGATAGATATTCGTAAATTCTCCAGCATTCAAGAATGCTATGAAGTTCTGCGATCTGAAGGAAAGAAAATTTATACTACTCACATGTCCAAAGAATCTCAATCCCTGTATGATTTGGATCTTACAGGCCCTATAGCTCTTGTTTTTGGTAATGAACATACGGGTGTATCGGAAAGTGCCTACACTCTGTCCGATGGAAATTTTATTATCCCTCAGGTGGGTATGGTAAAAAGCTTAAACATTTCTGTTGCCTGCGCGGTTAGTTTATTTGAAGCATATCGACAGAGAAAAAATGCAGGTTTATATGATAAACCTCAACTGTCTGAAGAACGCATTCAAAAGTATATGCAGGATTGGTCAAATAGATAA
- a CDS encoding metallo-mystery pair system four-Cys motif protein, which translates to MKYLCTLLLIFLLLGNCTQTKKDDSGKESGMALLALTSANTNAKQNVNITFQLKLNETEMSCGTDSYILPAGQTVKLRDMRVYLSSISLLSSDDKEVPLQLDNTDFQYNGAEGQLALLDFADNTGSCTGSSFNTTAATNRTLSGKVAAGVYTGIKFTIGVPEKLNHLDKDKTTTPTLLQDGKNPGMQWNWTLGYKFLKLELQASDMALNMHLGSTSCSSDSSGTISCKNAYRSEFLIQAGKTINLSETKVSIQLEKLFTTDSLPQTSFSLTKALSCMPIGTPTGSSGTVAECSPLIKNFGLVPGNASGATANTLDTAGSVDSSTRVELFKIQ; encoded by the coding sequence ATGAAATACTTATGTACTTTATTACTTATATTCCTTTTATTAGGGAATTGTACTCAGACAAAAAAGGATGATTCAGGTAAAGAATCAGGTATGGCTTTATTAGCCCTAACTTCTGCAAATACAAATGCAAAACAAAATGTGAATATTACCTTTCAACTGAAGTTAAACGAAACAGAAATGAGTTGCGGTACCGATTCTTATATCCTCCCCGCAGGTCAGACTGTGAAATTGCGGGATATGCGGGTGTATCTCAGTTCCATAAGCCTTCTTAGCTCTGACGATAAAGAGGTTCCCTTGCAGCTCGATAATACGGATTTTCAGTATAACGGTGCTGAAGGACAGCTTGCTTTACTGGATTTTGCGGATAATACAGGTTCCTGCACGGGTTCTTCTTTTAATACCACTGCTGCAACCAATAGGACTCTCAGCGGAAAGGTGGCTGCGGGAGTATATACAGGAATTAAATTTACAATAGGCGTTCCAGAAAAACTAAACCACCTTGATAAGGACAAAACAACTACACCAACTTTATTACAGGATGGAAAAAATCCGGGAATGCAATGGAACTGGACTCTGGGTTACAAGTTTTTAAAGTTGGAACTACAGGCTTCCGACATGGCTCTTAACATGCACCTCGGTAGTACTTCCTGTTCGAGTGATTCTTCCGGGACTATCAGTTGTAAGAATGCTTATCGTTCTGAATTTTTGATTCAAGCGGGTAAAACTATTAATCTTTCAGAAACAAAGGTTTCTATACAACTGGAAAAACTTTTCACCACAGACAGTCTACCTCAAACAAGTTTTTCTTTAACGAAAGCTCTTTCCTGTATGCCAATCGGAACACCCACCGGTTCCAGTGGTACTGTAGCAGAATGTAGTCCTCTCATTAAAAATTTTGGTCTGGTTCCCGGAAATGCCAGTGGTGCTACTGCGAATACTCTTGATACTGCGGGTTCTGTGGACTCGAGTACTCGTGTAGAGCTATTTAAAATTCAATAG
- a CDS encoding CBS domain-containing protein — translation MSIVKQIMKTGVFSEQASNTVFAACKKMTENKTGSIMVEEAGKIVGIFTERDVLNRVISEGKDPSATKLSDVMTKDPISIQEGASVGECVNLIKEKGFRHVLVKDSTGKASGILSTRDFLQFITDRLDRLVDDAIYKKFMEEGIDPYDTGSYT, via the coding sequence ATGTCAATAGTAAAACAAATCATGAAGACCGGTGTATTTTCCGAGCAGGCCTCAAATACTGTTTTTGCTGCCTGTAAGAAAATGACAGAGAATAAAACCGGCTCAATAATGGTGGAAGAGGCCGGAAAAATTGTAGGAATTTTTACTGAAAGAGATGTTCTAAACCGTGTAATTTCGGAAGGCAAGGACCCTTCAGCGACAAAATTATCCGATGTTATGACTAAAGATCCCATTTCTATTCAGGAAGGTGCTTCAGTAGGTGAGTGCGTAAATTTAATCAAAGAAAAAGGTTTCCGTCATGTTCTGGTAAAAGATTCTACCGGCAAAGCAAGCGGGATTCTCTCAACAAGAGACTTTCTTCAGTTCATTACTGACAGATTAGATCGCCTCGTGGATGATGCAATTTATAAGAAGTTTATGGAAGAAGGAATCGACCCTTACGATACCGGAAGTTACACATAA
- a CDS encoding di-heme enzyme, producing the protein MKIILSILLLSSLSFCKKKEEDKNSLSLLLLPGAVSSYNWNLPSGYPLPKVPESNLMTEAKVKLGRFLFYDKRLSGNETMSCASCHLQKLAFSDGKSLPQGITGVKNTKNSIALVNVAYNGRQNWANSLIKTLEEQAGVPLQGVNPVELGLDVGDEELKKRLMKYEAYESMFKLAFPGETEPITLDNVKKAIAAFQRTLISSDSPYDRYTYKNNKLALSASALRGMDVFNGEAAECFHCHGGFNFTDSSSHTATSVETNLYHSNGLYNINGSYPSEQRGLIDLTGIAEDMGKFKAPTLRNIALTYPYMHDGSIMCDDSQNPEKIAGKTMDDCATDALGKVIDQYMNGGNNSTCRPTDPNFPCRTDNNISTVDKTLIRKFSLSSGEKADLINFLKSLTDETFISNPAFSDPFVNQ; encoded by the coding sequence ATGAAAATTATCTTATCTATTCTTCTTCTAAGTTCTTTATCATTTTGTAAGAAAAAGGAAGAGGATAAAAATTCTCTGTCCTTACTGCTCCTTCCCGGGGCAGTAAGTTCTTATAACTGGAATTTACCTTCCGGTTATCCACTTCCAAAAGTGCCGGAAAGTAACCTGATGACAGAAGCGAAAGTAAAACTGGGGAGATTCTTGTTTTATGATAAACGACTTTCCGGAAATGAAACAATGTCCTGTGCAAGTTGTCACTTACAAAAGCTGGCCTTTTCGGATGGTAAATCTCTTCCGCAGGGAATCACCGGTGTAAAGAATACGAAAAATTCGATAGCCCTTGTAAATGTGGCTTATAATGGTAGGCAAAATTGGGCGAATTCTCTTATCAAAACCCTTGAAGAACAGGCGGGAGTTCCTTTACAGGGAGTTAATCCGGTAGAACTTGGACTGGATGTGGGTGACGAGGAACTTAAGAAGAGGCTAATGAAATACGAAGCCTATGAGTCTATGTTCAAGCTTGCTTTTCCTGGTGAAACTGAGCCTATTACTTTAGATAATGTAAAAAAAGCGATAGCTGCGTTTCAACGTACACTTATATCTTCTGATTCCCCCTATGATCGTTATACATATAAGAATAACAAATTGGCACTGTCTGCTTCTGCCCTGAGGGGAATGGATGTGTTTAATGGAGAAGCTGCAGAATGTTTTCACTGCCATGGTGGGTTTAATTTTACCGACTCCTCTTCACATACAGCCACATCTGTTGAGACAAACCTTTATCATAGTAATGGTTTGTATAATATTAATGGTTCCTATCCTTCAGAGCAGAGAGGACTTATTGACCTCACGGGAATTGCAGAAGATATGGGGAAGTTTAAGGCACCAACTTTGAGAAACATCGCTCTTACTTACCCTTATATGCACGACGGAAGTATTATGTGCGATGATAGCCAAAATCCGGAAAAAATAGCAGGAAAGACTATGGATGATTGTGCTACGGATGCTCTCGGAAAGGTAATCGATCAGTATATGAATGGTGGAAACAATTCCACTTGCAGGCCTACTGATCCGAATTTTCCATGCAGAACAGATAATAACATTTCTACTGTAGATAAAACCCTTATTCGTAAATTTAGCCTGAGTTCAGGAGAGAAAGCGGATTTGATTAATTTCTTAAAAAGTTTAACGGATGAAACTTTCATCAGCAATCCGGCCTTTAGTGATCCCTTTGTAAACCAATGA
- a CDS encoding RluA family pseudouridine synthase, giving the protein MKETINGVPVFKTHIKPEEAGKQLNEYLAGRFTYYTKEVWEEKISLNRILVSGEYADPSYLLQAGDSLSFFTEDFYEPEVDQNFHILFEDEFFFAVEKSGNLPVHPAGRYQEHNLLTVLKKAGKESLYIINRLDRETSGLVLFAKQKEYTHKFSSLFGDRKVEKTYIVYVHGDFPDEYLARGYLQTDTQSKIRKKQTFSEISEEGVFSETFFQKIGYGKGISKVLAFPKTGRLHQIRASLHSIGFPVYGDKIYGKSEQVFLEFIQKGEDIFKEDWISELCPGKRQALHAHKLSFVHPFTKGAILLESPEPEDMKGILDRS; this is encoded by the coding sequence ATGAAAGAAACAATAAATGGGGTTCCTGTATTCAAAACCCATATAAAACCCGAAGAAGCCGGAAAACAGCTTAATGAATATCTGGCCGGAAGATTTACCTATTATACAAAGGAAGTCTGGGAAGAAAAAATCTCTTTAAATCGAATTCTTGTATCCGGAGAATATGCAGATCCTTCTTATCTTCTTCAAGCAGGCGATTCTTTATCCTTTTTTACTGAAGACTTTTATGAACCGGAAGTTGATCAAAATTTTCATATTCTATTTGAAGATGAATTTTTCTTTGCGGTTGAAAAGTCCGGAAACTTACCCGTACACCCGGCAGGTAGATATCAGGAACATAATCTGCTTACGGTACTGAAAAAGGCGGGCAAGGAATCTCTGTATATTATAAATCGTTTAGATAGGGAAACTTCGGGATTGGTGCTCTTTGCCAAACAAAAAGAATATACACATAAATTTAGTTCCTTATTCGGCGATAGAAAGGTGGAAAAAACCTATATCGTGTATGTTCATGGAGATTTCCCGGATGAGTATTTAGCTCGTGGTTATTTGCAAACGGATACTCAATCGAAAATACGGAAGAAACAAACCTTTTCTGAAATAAGCGAAGAGGGAGTTTTTTCTGAAACATTCTTTCAAAAAATAGGGTATGGAAAAGGAATTTCAAAAGTTTTAGCTTTTCCTAAAACCGGACGCTTACACCAGATAAGGGCTAGTCTTCATTCTATCGGTTTTCCTGTTTATGGAGATAAAATTTATGGAAAGAGTGAACAAGTTTTTTTGGAGTTTATCCAGAAAGGAGAGGATATTTTTAAAGAAGACTGGATATCTGAACTTTGCCCGGGGAAACGTCAGGCATTACATGCTCATAAGCTTTCTTTTGTTCATCCGTTTACAAAAGGAGCCATATTATTGGAATCCCCGGAACCGGAAGATATGAAAGGTATATTAGATAGGTCGTAG
- a CDS encoding sterol desaturase family protein, translated as MTENLSFTWIWEVLTIPFLNFFKTNGRFNYFYLISTLLIGLFYTLYLHLKKDKFSLSHLFFDCLDFKHWFSASSKVDYWYYYILTILHKIIFSNFIISGLAVTVFTYKLLDASHFIHSKYPETLGVKILYTVIYLLAYDFARYYMHSLLHRYEWLWEFHVFHHSAESLNPFTVYRVHPIENMLLSSFSGITTGIVSGVFLFLVPSISMFTLLNANVGLFVFHLYSNLRHTQTWLPFPEWLSYILLSPAQHQIHHSKEEKHYNKNMGSMFAFWDYLNGTLYIPKEKEPLQYGLSEPYNPSDISNILRIIFSPFQKIYYKVEKKWNKNMD; from the coding sequence GTGACTGAAAATTTATCTTTTACATGGATATGGGAAGTACTAACCATTCCCTTTCTTAATTTTTTTAAAACGAATGGTAGGTTTAATTATTTTTATCTTATTAGCACTCTACTTATTGGTTTATTCTATACCCTTTATTTACACTTGAAGAAAGATAAGTTTTCTTTATCTCATCTATTCTTTGATTGCCTGGACTTTAAGCACTGGTTTTCTGCTTCCTCAAAAGTAGATTACTGGTACTATTACATTCTTACTATTTTACATAAAATTATTTTTTCTAACTTTATTATTTCCGGATTAGCCGTGACTGTATTTACCTATAAGCTTCTGGATGCTTCTCATTTCATTCATAGTAAATACCCGGAGACTTTAGGAGTTAAGATATTGTATACTGTGATTTATCTTCTCGCCTACGATTTTGCGAGGTATTATATGCACAGCCTGCTTCATCGATATGAATGGCTCTGGGAATTTCATGTGTTTCATCATTCAGCAGAGTCTTTGAATCCGTTTACAGTATATAGGGTACATCCTATCGAGAATATGCTTCTGAGTTCTTTCAGCGGAATTACAACGGGAATTGTAAGTGGAGTTTTCCTGTTTTTAGTTCCTTCTATTTCTATGTTTACACTTTTGAATGCAAATGTAGGATTATTTGTTTTTCATCTGTACAGTAATTTGCGGCATACACAGACCTGGCTACCCTTTCCGGAATGGTTGAGTTATATTCTCTTGAGTCCTGCTCAACATCAGATTCATCATAGCAAAGAGGAAAAGCATTATAATAAAAATATGGGGAGTATGTTTGCCTTCTGGGACTATTTGAATGGAACCTTATATATTCCAAAAGAAAAAGAACCGCTCCAATACGGATTATCTGAACCGTATAATCCTTCTGACATATCTAATATACTAAGGATTATATTCTCTCCTTTTCAGAAGATTTATTATAAAGTAGAAAAAAAATGGAATAAAAATATGGATTAA